GCTGGCGATGCAGTGTGGCGACTTCTACGAGTTCTTCGGCGAGGACGCCGAGGTCGTCGCCGACGAACTCGATCTGAAGGTGAGCCAGAAGTCCTCCCACGGGTCCTCGTACCCGATGGCGGGCGTCCCCGTCGACGACCTCACGCCGTACGTCGCCGCGCTGGTCGAGCGGGGCTACCGCGTGGCCGTCGCCGACCAGCACGAGACTACCGACGGCCACGCTCGCGAGATAACCCGCGTGGTAACGCCCGGCACGCACCTGGAGACGGGCGACGCCGCCGCGCAGTACCTCGCGGCGGTCGTCCGCCACCGCGAGGGTGACATTGACACCTACGGACTGGCCGTCGCGGACGTGACGACCGGCCAGTTCCAGGTCACGCAACTCGACGGCGCCACCGCCGGCGAGGTGCTCTCGGAGCTGTACACGTTCGACCCCGCGGAGGTGCTCCCGGGGCCGGACCTGCGTGCCGACGACGACTTCCTCGAGAGCCTCCGCGAGCGGACCGACGCGGCGCTGACCCTGCACGCTACGGAGTCGTTCGCCCCCGGGCGAGCACGCCACCGGGTCCGCCAGCAGTTCGGCGCCGAGACGCTCGAGAGCGTCGGCATCGACGCCGACGACGCGGCTATCGCCGCCGCCGGGGCCGTCCTCTCGTACGTCGAGGAGACGGGCGTGGGGACGCTCGCGGCCGTCACGCGCCTGCAGGCCTACGGCGCCCGCGAGCACGTCGACCTGGACGCGACCACCCAGCGCAACCTCGAGCTCACCGAGACGATGCAGGGCGACAAGTCGGGGTCGCTGTTCGACACCATCGACCACACGGTGACCGCGGCCGGCCGGCGCCGCCTCCGGGAGTGGATTCAGCGGCCGCGGCGGGACCGCGGCGAGATTCGCCGCCGGCAGTCCTCGGTCGCCGCCTTCTCCCGGGCGGCGATGGCTCGCGAGGCCATCCGCGAGACCCTCTCTGACGCCTACGACCTGGAGCGACTGGGCGCCCGCGCCATCTCCGGGAGCGCCGACGCCCGCGACCTGCGGGCGGTCCAGGAGACGCTGGCGCTGCTGCCCGCGGTGGCCAGCGCCGTCGACGAGACCGAACGCCTCGCGGAGTCGCCGGTCGCCGACGCGCTCGCCGGCGCAGACCGCGAGGCCGCCGCCTCGCTCGCGGCGGAACTCGACGCGGCGCTCGTCGAGGACCCGCCCGGGACGGTCACGCAGGGCAGCCTCTTTCGCCGAGGCTACGACGACGAACTCGACGATCTAGTCGAGGAACACGAGGCCGCCCTGGAGTGGCTCGACACCCTCCCCGAGCGCGAGAAGTCGCGGACCGGCATCACGCACCTCTCGGTCGACCGGAACAAGACCGACGGCTACTACATCCAGGTCGGCAAGAGCGAGACCGACGCGGTCCCCGACGAGTACGAGGAGATCAAGACGCTGAAGAACTCGAAGCGCTACACCATCCCCGAACTCGACGAGCGCGAGCGGGACGTCCTCCGCCTGGAGGAACGGCGCCACGACCTCGAGTACGAGCTGTTCGAGGGGTTGCGCGACCGGGTCGCCGAGCGGGCGACGCTCTTACAGGACGTCGGCCGCGCGCTCGCCGAGGTGGACGCGCTGGCCTCGCTCGCGGTCCACGCCGTCGAGAACGACTGGACCCGCCCCGAGGTCCTCGAGGGGCGCGAACTCACCATCGAGGCGGGTCGTCACCCGGTCGTCGAACAGACCACCGAGTTCGTGCCCAACGACCTCGCGATGGACGACCAGCGCCAGTTCCTCGTCGTCACGGGGCCCAACATGAGCGGGAAGTCGACCTACATGCGCCAGACGGCGCTCATCACGCTGCTGGCGCAGGTCGGGAGTTTCGTCCCCGCGCGGTCGGCCCGCGTCGGCGTGGTCGACGGCATCTACACTCGCGTCGGCGCGCTGGACGAGCTCGCCCAGGGCCGCTCGACGTTCATGGTCGAGATGCAGGAACTCTCGAATATCCTCCACTCGGCGACCGACGAGTCGCTCGTCATCTTAGACGAGGTCGGCCGCGGGACCGCGACCTTCGACGGCATCTCCATCGCCTGGGCGGCCACCGAGTACCTGCACAACGAGGTGCGCGCGAAGACGCTCTTTGCCACGCACTACCACGAACTGACGACGCTGGCCGACCACCTCGAACGGGTCGAGAACGTCCACGTCGCGGCCGACGAGACGGACGGGGACGTCACCTTCCTCCGGACGGTCCGGGACGGCCCCACGGACCGCTCGTATGGCATCCACGTCGCGGACCTGGCGGGCGTCCCCGGGCCGGTCGTCGAGCGCTCCCGGGAGGTGCTGGACCGCCTCCGCGAGGAGAAGGCCATCGAAGCGAAGGGCAGCGGTGGCGGCGGGACCACGCAGGCCGTCTTCGACCTCTCCTCGGGGACGTTCGGCGGCGCCACGGAGTCGCCCACGAGCGCCGACGGCGGCTCGGCCCAGCAGGATCCGACGCTGGAAGACCGGTTCGGCCCCGGGGCCGAGGACGTCCTGCGGGCCCTCTCGGAGCTGGACGTCAACGAGACGCCGCCGGTCGAACTGCTGGCGACGGTCCAGGCCTGGCAGGAGGACCTAGCAGACGACTGACCCGGTCGCCGGCGCTCAGCGCCGGGTGTCGTCGCCCAGTGGGTCTCTCGTGGGTTCCTCCGTCGGTTCCTCGCCCGGGTTCGCTCCCCGGACGCGTTCCGGTTCCGCGTCGAACTCGGACTCCGGGGCCTCGTCGTCGAAGAACCCGAAGGTCTCGTCGTCGCGGGGCAGGTAGTCGTTCTCGAGCATCTCCGAGACCACCCGCCCGAGCGCGTCGAGTTCGAGCGCTATCTCGTCGGCGTCGCCGACGGCCAGGTCGCGCTCGACGGTCTCGGGCAGCGTCGGCGCCCGGTACCCCACCTCGTCGGTCGCGGGGTCCCAGTAGAAGTCGAACTCGTCGACCAGGTCGTGCTCGACGACGAGTTCGAAGTCGGCCGGCACCAGGCTGGTCTGGGCGGACCACTCCTCGAAGCCGTCGTGCCAGGCGCCCGCCTCGAGGATTTCGGCGATCTCCTCGCGGCGGTAGTCGTCCGCCTGTTCGTCGGTCGAGGCGCCGATGGCGTCGTACTCGCCCCGCGGTTGGGGGCCACGGAGTGCCGGCGGGTCCGGGACGGGAACGTCGAGTGACATACCCGAATCTTCGTCGGTCAGACGGAAATACGCACCGCTGGTCACTGTAGCAGCAATCGGTTCAGAGAGCCAGAACGCCCCCGGGCTGTTCACGATCTGTATCTCTCAACTACACACTACCGTCGTTGGGTCACCCCAGGCGCGCGAAGGCGAACTCCGTCGAGGTCCCGAGCGGGTCGTCGGCCACCTCGGTCCACACCTCGTCGAACCCGGCGTCGCGCAGCTGGTCCAGGGTGGCCTGCCGACCGGGTGCCGAGAAGAACATCGACCCGCCCATCCAGCCCCGCCGGACGGTCTCGAACCGGCCGCCGGGGAGCGACAGCAGGACGAGGCCGCCCGGGCGTAGCACGCGGGCGAACTCGCGGTAGACGGCGGGGTGGCGCTTGCGAGACACGTGGAACACGGCGTGGTACGCGGTGACGGCGTCGACGCTGTCGTCGGCGACCGGCAGGGCGGTCATCTCGCCCTGGACGAGTCGGGCCGCCTGGACCCGCTCGGTGGCCAGTTCGAGGCTCCGGCGGGAGACATCCAGGCCGACGGTGCCGGGCGGGAGGTTCGCCAGCGTCCGCGCGCCGTCCCCACACCCGACGTCGAGCACCGTCGGGGAGGCGGGGAGCATGGCCAGTAGGTCGTCGATGAGCGCCGCGTCCGAGCCGGTCGGGTCGCGTCGCTCGGCGTACGTCTCGGCGACGTCGTCCCACGCCCGCCGCACGTCGTCCGGGTCCATGGGCTCGCTACGGCGGACAGCGACAAGAATCCTCGCCGGTGCTCTCGCTCACTCCGGGACGAGGCACTGCTCGACGAGTTCGCTCTTTCGGTGGTGGACGTGGAGGTGGGCCCGGAGCTGGCCGGGGCCGTCGCAGTCCTGGCCACACAGCGGGCAGCCCGTCTCGAGGCGTAGACTCATAGGTTCCCTGACGCGACGGCGACGGGTGACGCCGCTGCCGGACTGTTCCGGTACGGACGAGACCTCAGAGCAGGCCCAGGTCCTTCGCCACGTGGTCGGTCAGCGCCTCGAGCACGTCGGGGTCGACCTCGGCGACGGCCTCGCCGCCGTGGAGCTGCTCGTTGTGCCGCCTGACGGCCCGTTCCACCTCGTCGAAGGCGACCTTCGTCCGGGTGTCACACTCGGGACAGACGACCGGAATCTCCGGGAGTTCGTCGTCGCTGGCCATACCCGTCACTCTCGGCGCGGGCGTGAAATACGGACCGATTCCGCCCGGCAGCTCACTCGAGCACCGACTTCGGCCGCTTCAGGTAGAACTCCTGGTCGGTGACGCGCTCGTAGACGTCGTAGAGCGTCTCGATGGCCGCCGCAGGCGGGTCGAACCGGACGTGCGGGGCGACGTGGTAGGCCTTGCAGCTGGTCAGGAAGAAATACAGCGTCCGGTGGTGGGCCGGCGTGGCGTCGACGACGCCCATCGACGCACCCCCGAGGTCCTCCGAGAAGTCGTTGAGCATCGTCGCGATGTCGTCGTGGAGCCGCTCGTCGGGCCGCTTGAGCGGGGTTCCGAAGGTCTGTTCGAGGAAGTCGCTGGTCGCCTGAACGAACGGGTTCGAGCCCATCCCGCTGGGATCGACGCCGGCGAACTGCTCGTAGAGGTCGAGCAGCGCCGTCAGCTCCGCCGCGGTGACGGCGACCGGTCGAACCGGGTCGCCCTGCGGGAGCGAGTAGTCCGGGAAGGTGTACGACGCGGGGTCCGGGACCTTCCCGAACACGTTCTCGAGTGACATGCCTCCGCGTTGGGTCGCGACCCGTCTAACTGTTGTGCCGGGTCGTGGAGTACCGGGGCGACGGAGACGGTCAGGACCGGCGTTCGTCGAGGTCGGCGAGCAGGTTCAACCCGTAGACGACGTGGAGGATCGAACTCGCCTCGCCAGGCTCGTAGACCAGGTCGTCGTGGGCCCGGACGTGGTCGAGGACGGCCTGCGAGGCGTGTTCCGGGGCCGCGGCGATGCCGGCGTCGGCCCCGGCCACCCACTCCATCACGCGCAGGTCGCTCTTGCTGTCGCCCATCACGATGCCGAAGGGGTCCTCGATGCCCAGCACGTCGAAGGCTTCCTGGACCCCGGTTGCCTTGTCCAGTTCCAGACTGACCAGCTCGACGGCGTCGGCCTCGTAGTAGCCCAGGTCGATACGCTCGAAGACCGCCAGCACGGACTCGGGGGCACCGCCGAGCTCCGCGTCGGTCGACGCGCCGGCGTCGGCGAACACGCGGGCCAGTTCCGGGTCGCTCGCGAAGTACGTCCGGGCGAGCGCCGCGGGGTCGTCGACCGGCTCGTCGACTGCCTCGACCACTGCCTCGCCGACGAGCGCACAGAGGTGACAGACCGCCGCGTCGATGACCGCCGCGGCGGCCTCGCTCCCTACCTCGGCGTTGGGCTTGAGCGTGACGTTGAACTCGTTGCCCTGGAGGTGACAGCCGCGGCGAATCGAGTCGGGTGCCTCCGAGAGGACCCGCCCGCGCACCGTCTCGAAGACGCTGCCGATCTCGGGATCGAGGCGCTCGTAGAGCAACCGCTTCGTGTCGGGGCCGTGGCCCGGCGTGAAGACGGCGTTGCCCGTCTCGTAGACGATGCTCACGTCCCCCGAGGAGACGACTTCGTTGCCCAGACCCTGTATCATGAACCCCTTGACGTTCTCTAAGGTCTGGCCGGTGACGACGACGATGGGGACGCCCCGCTCGTGGAACTCCGTCAGGAGGTGGAGCGTGCTCCGGGGGATCTCGTTGTCCGTGTCGCCGGCCGACCGCAGCGTCTCGTCGACGTCGAGCACGAGGACGTTCACCGGCCGGTCGTACTTCGAGTAGAGGTCCAGCGCGGTGAACGCCTCCTCGCGGGTCAGGCGCGCGGCGAGCTCGGCGTAGGTCTCTCCGGTCGTCGGGAACTCCTCGGCGATGGCCGCCTTGCGCTCGTCGAGTTCAGCCCGCACGGCGTCCCACTGGTCGAGGGCGACCGTCGACCGCAACGGGGGAAAGAGGTCCACGAACTCCTGGTAGGCCCGCAGCGTCTCGGTGTCGGTCGTCCGGTAGAGGTGATAGAGCTGGTCGTATTTCTCCATTGACTCTCGATGGTCGGTGTGTCGACGCCGGCGCACTTCACTGTAGGGCCCGGACGGTGACGGAAAAAACGGGCGTCCTGCCGGCCGGTCGCCGGCTCAACCGCTCTCGTCGCCGCCGTCGGTCAGTACTTCGACCTCGTCGTCCTCGTTTGCCTCGTTGAGGAACGATGGCAGGTCGTCGTCGGCCGTCTCGCTGTCGTCCATTCTCTCCTGGTCGCGGTTCCACGGTGGTATCCGTCCTCTGTCGTGGCACATGGGACTCCACCGTGTACAGCTGAGGACTGTTCCATGTTAACACTTTGCTCGCACACGGGACACGCTCAAGTCGCCCCGGCCGCTATCACCGACGACATGCGGGGGACGTCATGACCGACATCCGGCAACTCGACGACCAGACCGTAGAGCGCATCGCCGCCGGCGAGGTGGTCGAGCGGCCGGCCTCGGTCGTCAAGGAACTGGTCGAGAACGCCATCGACGCGGACGCGTCCCGCGTCTCGGTGGCCGTCGAGGCCGGCGGCACCGAGGGCATCCGCGTCAGCGACGACGGGGTCGGGATGGACCGCGAGGCGGTCACGCGCGCCGTCGAGAAACACACCACCTCGAAGATACGCGACATCGCGGACCTGGAGGGTGGCGTCGGCACGCTGGGCTTCCGTGGCGAGGCGCTCCACGCCATCGGCGCCGTCTCCCGGCTCACCGTCACCACCCGGCCCCGCGGGGGCGACGTCGGCACCGAACTCGTCCTCGAGGGCGGCGAGGTAACCTCGGTCGGGCCGGCAGGGTGTCCCGAGGGGACGACCATCGAGGTCGCGGACCTCTTCTACAACGTCCCCGCCCGACGGAAGTATCTCAAGCAGGCCTCGACGGAGTTCGCCCACGTCAACACCGTCGTCACGTCCTACGCGCTGGCCAACCCCGACGTCGCGGTGTCGCTGTCCCACGACGGCCGCGAGACGTTCGCGACGACCGGCCAGGGCGACCTGCGCGAGACGGTGCTGTCGGTGTACGGCCGGGAGGTTGCCACCGCTATGATTCCGCTCGAAACTGACGACCTCCCCGACGGCCCGCTGGACGGCGTCTCCGGCCTGGTCTCCCATCCCGAGACGAACCGCGCCGGCCGGGAGTACCTCACGACGTACGTCAATGGCCGGTACGTCCGCGCCGGCACCGTCCGCGACGCGGTAATCGACGCCTACGGGACCCAGATCGCCCCCGACCGCTACCCCTTCGCCGTCGTCTTCCTCGACGTGCCCGCCGGGGATGTCGACGTCAACGTCCACCCCCGGAAGATGGAGGTCCGGTTCGCCGACGACGAGGGCCTGCGCCGGCAGGTCCGGACCGCCGTCGAGGACGCCC
The DNA window shown above is from Haloarcula halobia and carries:
- the mutS gene encoding DNA mismatch repair protein MutS, which gives rise to MTEATGIVGEFLTLKEGTDADLLAMQCGDFYEFFGEDAEVVADELDLKVSQKSSHGSSYPMAGVPVDDLTPYVAALVERGYRVAVADQHETTDGHAREITRVVTPGTHLETGDAAAQYLAAVVRHREGDIDTYGLAVADVTTGQFQVTQLDGATAGEVLSELYTFDPAEVLPGPDLRADDDFLESLRERTDAALTLHATESFAPGRARHRVRQQFGAETLESVGIDADDAAIAAAGAVLSYVEETGVGTLAAVTRLQAYGAREHVDLDATTQRNLELTETMQGDKSGSLFDTIDHTVTAAGRRRLREWIQRPRRDRGEIRRRQSSVAAFSRAAMAREAIRETLSDAYDLERLGARAISGSADARDLRAVQETLALLPAVASAVDETERLAESPVADALAGADREAAASLAAELDAALVEDPPGTVTQGSLFRRGYDDELDDLVEEHEAALEWLDTLPEREKSRTGITHLSVDRNKTDGYYIQVGKSETDAVPDEYEEIKTLKNSKRYTIPELDERERDVLRLEERRHDLEYELFEGLRDRVAERATLLQDVGRALAEVDALASLAVHAVENDWTRPEVLEGRELTIEAGRHPVVEQTTEFVPNDLAMDDQRQFLVVTGPNMSGKSTYMRQTALITLLAQVGSFVPARSARVGVVDGIYTRVGALDELAQGRSTFMVEMQELSNILHSATDESLVILDEVGRGTATFDGISIAWAATEYLHNEVRAKTLFATHYHELTTLADHLERVENVHVAADETDGDVTFLRTVRDGPTDRSYGIHVADLAGVPGPVVERSREVLDRLREEKAIEAKGSGGGGTTQAVFDLSSGTFGGATESPTSADGGSAQQDPTLEDRFGPGAEDVLRALSELDVNETPPVELLATVQAWQEDLADD
- a CDS encoding class I SAM-dependent methyltransferase → MDPDDVRRAWDDVAETYAERRDPTGSDAALIDDLLAMLPASPTVLDVGCGDGARTLANLPPGTVGLDVSRRSLELATERVQAARLVQGEMTALPVADDSVDAVTAYHAVFHVSRKRHPAVYREFARVLRPGGLVLLSLPGGRFETVRRGWMGGSMFFSAPGRQATLDQLRDAGFDEVWTEVADDPLGTSTEFAFARLG
- a CDS encoding HAD family hydrolase, with translation MEKYDQLYHLYRTTDTETLRAYQEFVDLFPPLRSTVALDQWDAVRAELDERKAAIAEEFPTTGETYAELAARLTREEAFTALDLYSKYDRPVNVLVLDVDETLRSAGDTDNEIPRSTLHLLTEFHERGVPIVVVTGQTLENVKGFMIQGLGNEVVSSGDVSIVYETGNAVFTPGHGPDTKRLLYERLDPEIGSVFETVRGRVLSEAPDSIRRGCHLQGNEFNVTLKPNAEVGSEAAAAVIDAAVCHLCALVGEAVVEAVDEPVDDPAALARTYFASDPELARVFADAGASTDAELGGAPESVLAVFERIDLGYYEADAVELVSLELDKATGVQEAFDVLGIEDPFGIVMGDSKSDLRVMEWVAGADAGIAAAPEHASQAVLDHVRAHDDLVYEPGEASSILHVVYGLNLLADLDERRS